A genome region from Sporomusaceae bacterium includes the following:
- the mrdA gene encoding penicillin-binding protein 2, whose product MLAKRFAHRLDVLGLIVILVFVALVTRLGYLQVVQGSYYGRLADGNRIKLIPIMAPRGTFYDRNGVPLVSNRPGFTVTLVPLSGPIPDEVIVKLAGILGMDAAEIKAKVDAQKGSFEPVRVKSDIGPDVVTRIEERRREMPGVVIEIQPVRNYINNELGAHVFGYVSEISDTELEKRKTDGYKTGDIIGKFGLEKVYDKEIRGAAGGGQVEVDVNGRAVQVLGKKEAVPGNNLVMTIDYRIQKAAEKAIDEHLVFLQTKLGNPNAKAAAAVVMNPRTGEILAMVSRPAFNPNLFNGGISSKDWKVLNDNPFHPMDNRAISGEYSPGSTFKIVTGTAALELGKVTPEEKIFDSGTHWIIPKSNAMGEALGWIDFKEALTKSDNVYFYEMGNRLGIDNLEKYARMFGLGAFTGINLPGESDGLVANRRYKEKVYGEDWYLSETFDAAIGQGFQLATPLQMAVVMSQIANGGHRYRPYLVSKIAAPNGDAVKQFTPEETGSIKISDGTLNLIREALHDVGREGGTAGYIFTDFPISMASKTGTAENSHGDDHGWFVAYAPFEDPRVVVAVIVEQGGFGSDAAAPIARKIFEAAFNLNQKPDESGKIYKPKTAL is encoded by the coding sequence CTCGGCCTGATCGTCATCCTCGTCTTCGTCGCGCTGGTCACCCGGCTGGGCTATCTGCAGGTGGTGCAAGGCAGCTACTACGGACGACTGGCTGACGGCAACCGCATCAAGCTTATCCCGATAATGGCTCCCCGCGGTACGTTTTACGACCGGAACGGGGTGCCGCTTGTTTCTAACCGGCCGGGGTTCACCGTCACCCTCGTGCCGCTTTCCGGCCCCATCCCCGACGAGGTCATCGTCAAGCTCGCCGGCATCCTCGGCATGGACGCGGCGGAGATCAAGGCCAAGGTAGATGCCCAGAAGGGCTCGTTCGAACCCGTCCGCGTCAAGTCCGACATCGGTCCCGACGTCGTCACCCGTATCGAGGAGCGCCGCCGGGAGATGCCCGGCGTCGTCATCGAGATCCAGCCCGTCCGCAACTACATCAACAACGAGCTTGGCGCCCATGTCTTCGGCTATGTGAGCGAGATAAGCGACACCGAACTCGAAAAACGCAAGACCGACGGCTACAAGACCGGCGACATCATCGGCAAGTTCGGCCTGGAGAAGGTCTACGACAAGGAGATTCGCGGCGCCGCCGGCGGCGGCCAGGTGGAGGTCGATGTCAACGGCCGGGCCGTCCAGGTACTGGGCAAGAAAGAGGCTGTCCCCGGCAATAACCTCGTGATGACCATCGACTACCGCATCCAGAAAGCAGCCGAAAAAGCCATCGACGAACATCTCGTCTTCCTGCAGACCAAACTGGGCAACCCCAATGCCAAGGCCGCGGCCGCGGTCGTCATGAACCCTCGGACAGGCGAGATCCTGGCCATGGTCAGCCGGCCGGCCTTCAACCCCAACCTCTTCAACGGCGGCATCTCCTCCAAGGACTGGAAGGTGCTCAACGACAATCCCTTCCACCCCATGGACAACCGGGCCATCTCCGGCGAATACTCCCCCGGGTCGACCTTCAAGATCGTCACCGGCACGGCCGCGCTGGAGCTCGGCAAGGTGACGCCCGAGGAAAAAATATTCGACTCCGGCACCCACTGGATCATCCCCAAGTCCAACGCCATGGGCGAGGCGCTGGGCTGGATCGACTTCAAGGAAGCGCTGACCAAGTCGGACAACGTTTATTTCTACGAGATGGGCAACCGCCTGGGTATCGACAACCTGGAGAAATATGCCCGCATGTTCGGCCTCGGCGCCTTCACCGGCATCAACCTGCCGGGCGAGTCCGACGGCCTGGTTGCCAATCGCCGCTACAAAGAGAAAGTCTACGGCGAGGACTGGTACTTATCGGAAACGTTCGACGCCGCCATCGGCCAGGGCTTCCAACTGGCCACGCCGTTGCAGATGGCCGTGGTTATGAGTCAGATAGCCAACGGCGGCCACCGTTACCGCCCTTACCTTGTCAGCAAGATCGCAGCTCCCAACGGCGATGCCGTTAAGCAGTTCACCCCGGAAGAGACGGGCAGCATCAAGATCTCCGACGGCACCCTCAATCTGATCCGCGAGGCGCTGCACGACGTCGGCCGCGAAGGCGGCACCGCCGGCTACATCTTCACCGACTTCCCCATCTCGATGGCCAGTAAGACAGGTACGGCCGAGAACTCCCACGGCGACGACCACGGCTGGTTCGTGGCCTACGCCCCGTTCGAGGATCCGCGCGTCGTCGTCGCGGTCATCGTCGAACAGGGCGGCTTCGGCTCGGACGCCGCTGCCCCGATCGCCAGGAAGATCTTCGAAGCGGCCTTCAATCTCAACCAGAAACCGGATGAGAGCGGAAAGATCTATAAGCCGAAAACCGCTTTGTAA
- a CDS encoding molybdopterin-dependent oxidoreductase, with protein MASESKRSVCPYDCPDTCSLLVTAENGRATAVAGDPAHPFTRGALCPKMAHYERTVHSPDRLTRPLLRTGPKGAGEFRPISWPEAIDRIAGRWREIIAAHGAEAVLPYSYAGTMGLVQRNVGHAFFHRLGASRLERTICSSSKDVGWKTVMGNTLAMHPDEAMDSDLIILWSLNAVATNIHFLHSVREAKKRGARVWLIDTYETPTARLADRVFLTRPGADAALALGMMHVMARDGLVDKDFIAKHVHGYDEFAAGILPAYPPAAVSALTGLSAATIEELARAYATAKAPFIRLGSGLCRYGNGAMTVRTVTCLPALAGAWAKRGGGLLGNLATGGAIDTAGVTREDLITAPTRIVNMNKLGEALTELAAPPVMSLYVYHSNPAAITPDQNKVLAGLAREDLFTVVHERFMTDTARYADIVLPATTSLEHSDIYRAYGHYCVQRAYPVIEPVGEAKANWDVFRLLAAAMGFTDEVFARSADDLIDDMLAKPTPWLAQTDLTSLNAGEAVELPLPADAKLAFKTASGKIELLSATDPEPLPRYLPPHGDDAPLWLMTAPTPIMLNSSFCERADLLAGQAMTLKLSPADAAERGLSDGQRVIAFNSRGEVAFILGVTPGVPAGVAVAEGVWWLKDAPGDRTVNALTSQRLTDRAAGSTFYDTKVNVRAG; from the coding sequence ATGGCAAGCGAAAGCAAACGCTCCGTCTGTCCCTACGACTGCCCCGACACGTGCAGCCTGCTGGTTACGGCGGAAAACGGCCGGGCGACCGCCGTGGCCGGCGACCCCGCCCATCCTTTCACCCGCGGCGCGCTCTGCCCGAAGATGGCCCATTACGAGCGAACCGTCCACTCGCCGGACCGCCTTACCCGGCCCCTGCTGCGCACCGGCCCCAAGGGAGCCGGCGAGTTCCGGCCGATTTCCTGGCCGGAAGCCATCGACCGCATCGCCGGGCGCTGGCGGGAGATCATCGCCGCCCACGGCGCCGAGGCCGTCCTCCCCTACTCCTACGCCGGCACCATGGGCCTCGTCCAGCGCAACGTCGGCCACGCCTTCTTCCACCGCCTGGGCGCCTCGCGGCTGGAGCGGACCATCTGCTCCTCTTCCAAGGACGTCGGCTGGAAAACGGTGATGGGCAACACCCTTGCCATGCACCCCGACGAGGCGATGGACAGCGACCTCATCATTCTCTGGAGCCTCAACGCCGTCGCCACCAACATCCATTTTCTCCACAGCGTGCGCGAGGCCAAAAAGCGCGGCGCTCGCGTGTGGCTGATCGACACATACGAAACGCCCACCGCTCGGCTCGCCGACCGCGTCTTCCTCACCCGGCCGGGCGCCGACGCCGCTCTCGCCCTGGGGATGATGCATGTCATGGCCCGCGACGGCTTAGTCGACAAAGATTTTATCGCCAAACACGTCCACGGGTACGACGAGTTCGCCGCCGGCATCCTGCCCGCCTACCCGCCCGCGGCCGTCAGCGCCCTCACGGGGCTGTCGGCGGCAACAATCGAAGAGTTGGCCCGCGCTTACGCCACCGCCAAAGCGCCGTTTATCCGCCTCGGCAGCGGCCTGTGCCGCTACGGAAACGGCGCGATGACAGTGCGGACCGTGACCTGCCTGCCCGCCCTGGCGGGCGCGTGGGCCAAGCGGGGCGGCGGCCTGCTCGGCAACCTGGCCACCGGCGGCGCGATCGATACGGCGGGCGTGACCAGGGAAGACCTCATCACCGCGCCGACCCGCATCGTCAATATGAACAAACTGGGCGAAGCCCTGACGGAGCTTGCCGCGCCGCCGGTCATGAGCCTGTACGTGTACCATTCCAACCCGGCCGCCATTACCCCCGACCAGAACAAGGTGCTGGCCGGCCTGGCCCGCGAGGATCTGTTCACCGTCGTCCACGAGCGGTTCATGACCGATACCGCCCGCTATGCCGATATCGTTCTGCCGGCCACCACCTCGCTCGAACACAGCGACATCTACCGCGCCTACGGGCACTACTGCGTCCAGCGCGCCTACCCGGTCATCGAGCCGGTCGGCGAGGCGAAGGCCAACTGGGACGTCTTCCGCCTGCTGGCCGCGGCCATGGGCTTCACCGACGAAGTCTTCGCCCGCAGCGCCGACGATCTCATCGACGACATGCTGGCCAAGCCCACCCCGTGGCTGGCGCAGACCGACCTGACCAGCCTCAACGCCGGCGAAGCCGTCGAGCTGCCGCTGCCGGCGGACGCCAAGCTCGCCTTCAAAACCGCCTCAGGCAAAATCGAGCTTTTGAGCGCCACCGACCCCGAGCCGCTGCCGCGCTATCTCCCGCCCCACGGCGACGATGCCCCCCTGTGGCTGATGACCGCTCCTACCCCGATAATGCTCAATTCCTCGTTCTGCGAACGCGCCGATCTCCTGGCCGGCCAGGCCATGACCCTCAAGCTGAGCCCGGCGGACGCCGCAGAGCGCGGCCTCTCTGACGGCCAGCGGGTGATTGCCTTCAACAGCCGCGGCGAGGTCGCCTTCATCCTCGGCGTGACGCCCGGCGTCCCGGCCGGGGTCGCGGTGGCCGAAGGCGTGTGGTGGCTCAAGGACGCCCCCGGCGACCGCACCGTCAATGCCCTCACCTCGCAGCGCCTCACCGACCGCGCGGCGGGCAGCACGTTCTACGACACGAAGGTCAATGTGCGAGCAGGGTAA
- a CDS encoding KTSC domain-containing protein: MKSNLRSVRYDAETRVLEVEFHAGGLCEYHDVPLVVYESLITAVSRDEYFEKHIRFRFRHRHIFKI; this comes from the coding sequence GTGAAGTCTAACCTGCGTTCTGTCCGCTACGATGCCGAAACCAGGGTTCTGGAAGTGGAGTTCCACGCCGGCGGCCTGTGCGAGTACCACGATGTTCCCCTCGTGGTGTACGAGTCGCTCATAACCGCCGTCTCCCGCGACGAGTATTTCGAAAAGCACATCAGGTTCCGCTTCCGCCACCGCCACATCTTCAAGATTTAG
- the minC gene encoding septum site-determining protein MinC yields MAAKGEDVAFKGVNGEVQLVLNTDDFAAALEKLAAKLAAADEFFPRGTLVKLPSAPRLTADEKRRLAAVLGEFGLACAPEMPADREEAEDAPAAAERERYEINALVVARTVRSGQKVVHPGSVVVIGDVNHGAQVIAGRDIIILGACRGVAHAGAYGDETATITAGKIVATQLRIAGLIARAPDEPDKPSCIETARIKEGNVVIEPANR; encoded by the coding sequence GTGGCCGCAAAGGGCGAAGATGTAGCCTTCAAAGGAGTAAACGGCGAGGTGCAGCTTGTCCTCAATACGGACGACTTCGCCGCCGCCTTGGAAAAGTTGGCCGCCAAACTGGCCGCCGCCGACGAGTTTTTCCCGCGCGGCACGCTGGTGAAACTGCCGTCCGCCCCCAGGCTGACCGCCGACGAAAAGCGCCGGCTCGCCGCCGTGCTGGGCGAGTTCGGACTGGCCTGCGCGCCGGAAATGCCCGCGGACCGCGAGGAGGCGGAGGACGCCCCGGCTGCCGCGGAGCGGGAAAGGTACGAGATAAACGCCCTTGTCGTCGCCAGAACGGTGAGGAGCGGCCAGAAGGTCGTCCATCCCGGCTCGGTGGTGGTCATCGGCGATGTCAACCATGGCGCCCAGGTGATCGCCGGCCGGGACATAATCATTCTCGGCGCCTGCCGGGGAGTGGCCCACGCCGGCGCGTACGGCGACGAGACAGCCACCATCACCGCGGGCAAGATCGTCGCCACCCAGCTAAGGATCGCCGGGCTGATCGCCAGGGCGCCCGATGAACCGGACAAACCGTCTTGCATCGAGACGGCCCGCATAAAGGAAGGCAATGTTGTCATCGAGCCAGCCAACAGATAG
- the minD gene encoding septum site-determining protein MinD: MGEVIVITSGKGGVGKTTTTANLGTGFALMGKKVVLIDADIGLRNLDVVMGLENRIVYDLVDVTEGNCRLKQALIRDKRYETLYLLPAAQTRDKNAVSPDQMQKLCKDLAQDFDYVLIDCPAGIEQGFKNAIAGADRAVIVTTPEVSAVRDADRIIGLLEAEGKSNPKLIVNRIRPHMVKKGDMMDIDDIIEILAVDLLGIIPEDEYIVISTNRGEPAVVNPASAASTAYKNIVRRMMGENVPLMSLEAASGFFGKLKKIFGFKEG; this comes from the coding sequence ATGGGCGAAGTAATCGTAATCACCTCCGGCAAGGGCGGGGTAGGCAAGACGACAACCACCGCCAACCTCGGCACCGGGTTTGCCCTGATGGGCAAGAAAGTCGTCCTTATCGACGCCGACATCGGCCTCAGGAACCTCGACGTCGTCATGGGGCTGGAAAACAGAATCGTCTACGACCTTGTCGACGTCACCGAAGGCAACTGCCGCCTCAAGCAGGCCCTCATCCGCGACAAGCGCTACGAGACGCTGTACCTGCTGCCGGCGGCCCAGACGCGCGACAAGAACGCCGTCAGCCCCGACCAGATGCAGAAACTCTGCAAGGATCTGGCCCAGGACTTCGACTATGTGCTCATCGACTGCCCGGCCGGCATTGAGCAGGGCTTCAAGAACGCTATCGCCGGCGCCGATCGCGCCGTTATCGTCACAACTCCCGAGGTCTCGGCGGTGCGCGATGCCGACCGCATCATCGGGCTGCTGGAGGCCGAGGGCAAGAGCAACCCCAAGCTGATCGTCAACCGCATCCGGCCGCATATGGTCAAGAAGGGCGACATGATGGACATCGACGACATCATCGAGATCCTGGCCGTCGACCTTTTGGGCATCATCCCCGAGGACGAGTACATCGTCATCTCCACCAACCGGGGCGAGCCGGCTGTGGTCAACCCGGCCTCGGCGGCCAGCACCGCCTACAAGAATATCGTCAGGCGGATGATGGGCGAGAACGTGCCGCTGATGTCGCTGGAGGCGGCCAGCGGGTTCTTCGGCAAACTGAAAAAAATCTTCGGCTTCAAGGAGGGATAA
- the minE gene encoding cell division topological specificity factor MinE, with protein sequence MFDLLQKLFGKETSKSKDIAKERLRLVLVHDRVNVSPQFMEVLKEDMIKAISNYMEINEKDMEVTLTQTNTSQVALVANIPVNRMKRGAFPAE encoded by the coding sequence GTGTTCGACCTTTTGCAGAAGCTGTTCGGCAAGGAAACGTCCAAGTCCAAGGATATAGCCAAGGAGAGGCTGCGCCTCGTCCTCGTCCACGACAGGGTCAACGTGTCGCCGCAGTTCATGGAAGTGCTCAAGGAAGACATGATCAAGGCCATCTCCAACTACATGGAGATCAACGAAAAGGATATGGAGGTCACCCTCACCCAGACCAACACCTCGCAGGTCGCGCTGGTGGCCAACATCCCCGTCAACAGGATGAAGCGGGGCGCGTTCCCCGCGGAATAA
- the rodA gene encoding rod shape-determining protein RodA: protein MLSRRLLKNLDFTVITVTVLLVLISLVIIGSATHINTSGEDRYWFVQRQGLFALANLAVIFILLHFDYKALGKYANILYAVNLVMLLAVMFVGQSALGAQRWIQIGPISLQPSEFAKLIMIISLAHLLEKRQGRLNTYKDLAPIFVFVGIPFLLVLKQPDLGTSLVFIAILFGMLFIAGIKMKHLFTIIGAGLAFMPVFWHFLKDYQKMRLTVFLDPNVDPLGSGYHIIQSKIAIGSGMLFGKGLFAGTQSQLNFLPENHTDFIFAVIGEEFGFAGSFVILTLYLILLYRGVKVAGEARDSFGMLLATGITSMLAFHVLVNIGMTAGIMPVTGIPLPLMSYGVSSLTTNLVSIGILLNIYMRRQKILF, encoded by the coding sequence ATGCTCAGCCGCCGCCTCCTGAAAAACCTGGATTTCACCGTCATCACCGTGACGGTTCTTCTTGTTCTTATCAGCCTCGTCATCATCGGCAGCGCCACCCATATAAACACCTCCGGCGAAGACCGCTACTGGTTCGTACAGCGCCAGGGACTGTTCGCCCTCGCCAACCTGGCAGTCATCTTTATCCTGCTGCATTTCGACTACAAAGCGCTCGGCAAGTACGCCAACATCCTGTACGCCGTCAACCTTGTAATGCTGCTGGCGGTCATGTTCGTCGGCCAGTCGGCCCTCGGCGCGCAGCGCTGGATCCAGATCGGGCCCATCAGCCTCCAGCCGTCCGAATTCGCCAAACTGATAATGATAATCTCGCTGGCCCACCTGCTGGAGAAACGGCAGGGCCGGCTCAATACCTACAAAGACCTGGCGCCCATCTTCGTCTTCGTCGGCATCCCCTTCCTCCTGGTGCTCAAACAGCCCGACCTCGGCACCTCGCTCGTTTTTATCGCCATCCTGTTCGGGATGCTCTTTATCGCCGGCATCAAGATGAAGCACCTCTTCACCATCATCGGCGCCGGCCTCGCTTTCATGCCGGTCTTCTGGCACTTTCTCAAAGACTATCAGAAGATGCGGCTGACCGTCTTCCTCGACCCCAACGTCGACCCGCTCGGATCAGGCTACCATATCATCCAGTCGAAAATCGCCATCGGCTCGGGGATGCTGTTCGGCAAGGGGCTGTTCGCCGGCACGCAGAGCCAGCTCAACTTCCTGCCCGAGAACCACACCGACTTCATCTTCGCCGTCATCGGCGAGGAGTTCGGATTCGCGGGGTCGTTCGTCATCCTCACCCTCTACCTCATCCTCCTCTACCGGGGGGTCAAGGTCGCCGGCGAGGCCCGCGACAGCTTCGGCATGCTGCTCGCCACCGGCATCACCTCGATGCTCGCCTTCCACGTGCTGGTCAACATCGGCATGACCGCAGGCATCATGCCGGTCACGGGCATCCCGCTGCCCCTCATGAGCTACGGAGTCAGCTCGCTCACCACCAACCTCGTCAGCATCGGCATCCTGCTCAACATATACATGCGCAGGCAGAAGATACTCTTTTAG
- a CDS encoding DUF3795 domain-containing protein, which translates to MEYRDAVARLAPCGLDCNRCADFRRGEIQALSARLKELLGNYRRLAAMKAAGRPEFAGYDQFAAVLDSFAAAACSGCRGDNVTCPLDCTAKTCHKDKGVDFCFQCGQYPCDKQFDGKLRDRWQTINDRMREIGPAAYCEEQGKLPRY; encoded by the coding sequence GTGGAATACCGGGACGCAGTAGCCCGCCTCGCCCCATGCGGCCTGGACTGCAACCGCTGCGCCGATTTCCGGCGCGGCGAGATCCAGGCTCTGAGCGCGCGGCTGAAAGAGCTGCTCGGCAACTATCGGCGGCTTGCCGCCATGAAGGCCGCCGGCCGGCCCGAATTCGCCGGCTACGACCAGTTCGCCGCCGTGCTCGATTCGTTCGCAGCCGCAGCCTGCAGCGGTTGCCGGGGCGACAACGTAACCTGCCCGCTGGACTGCACCGCCAAGACCTGCCACAAGGACAAAGGGGTGGATTTCTGCTTCCAGTGCGGCCAGTACCCCTGCGACAAGCAGTTCGACGGCAAGCTCCGCGACCGCTGGCAGACGATCAACGACCGTATGCGGGAGATCGGCCCCGCCGCCTACTGCGAGGAACAGGGCAAGCTGCCGAGATATTGA
- a CDS encoding M23 family metallopeptidase, with product MAKHWNANWGNHRREPRDPWQQREDGGSYGWLRRTVAALLLFAVVYAAQVSDTAVGRTVTDAVKYTLTTETDFTYLADKIAGYAPVNMDISVFKRLGGNVTKPADPYLYMTKPVDGKVVAPFGWQIHPVLKQEVMQEGVGLEAALGSPVRAAAAGRVKAVADSARYGKVLVVEHGRDIETVYGHLGEVLVREGETVSQGQLVARVGKTGMTAAPLLYFEVREKGVAVDPLPRITGGADRREGK from the coding sequence ATGGCCAAACACTGGAACGCCAACTGGGGAAACCATCGCCGGGAGCCCAGGGATCCCTGGCAGCAGCGGGAGGACGGGGGCAGCTACGGCTGGCTGCGGCGCACCGTGGCCGCGCTCCTGCTGTTCGCCGTCGTCTACGCCGCCCAGGTATCGGATACGGCGGTGGGCCGCACGGTCACCGACGCGGTGAAATACACACTGACAACCGAGACCGATTTCACCTATCTGGCGGACAAAATAGCGGGCTACGCGCCGGTCAACATGGATATATCGGTCTTCAAGCGCCTGGGTGGAAACGTAACCAAGCCGGCCGACCCTTACCTGTACATGACCAAACCGGTCGACGGCAAGGTTGTCGCCCCGTTCGGCTGGCAGATCCACCCCGTGCTTAAGCAGGAAGTGATGCAGGAGGGGGTCGGCCTGGAAGCCGCGCTGGGGTCGCCGGTCAGGGCCGCCGCCGCCGGGCGGGTCAAGGCGGTCGCCGACAGCGCCCGTTACGGCAAGGTGCTGGTCGTCGAACACGGCCGGGATATCGAGACCGTTTACGGACACCTGGGCGAAGTTCTCGTCAGGGAAGGGGAGACGGTCAGCCAGGGCCAACTGGTGGCCAGAGTGGGCAAGACCGGGATGACGGCGGCGCCGCTCCTGTACTTCGAGGTGCGGGAGAAGGGCGTGGCGGTCGATCCGCTGCCGAGGATAACGGGCGGGGCCGACAGACGGGAAGGGAAGTGA
- a CDS encoding M50 family metallopeptidase, translating into MRAGKVAGVQLIFNNWFLALIALFAFAGLAGKALAVFAAVLWHEAAHAAAAAALGYRVREIELLPFGGVARIEQADTAGAASEIIMAAAGPLASLVLAAAVYLSRPAFPAHALWLDFYCQANLMLAYFNLLPALPLDGGRILRALLALRWDWGEATTAVAGLGKLLAVILSVATGVGLWQTATVNLTFLVAAVWLFFAARAETAAAGFRAMRILARKKAELTARGVMPTVHLTALATVKVSEVVRLFGPEQYHVVLVVDGDCRLRGALTETEVWEGWPGRGFSSRIGDFL; encoded by the coding sequence TTGCGGGCCGGTAAGGTTGCAGGCGTTCAGCTGATATTCAACAACTGGTTTCTGGCCCTCATCGCCCTGTTCGCTTTTGCCGGACTGGCCGGGAAAGCCCTGGCCGTATTTGCCGCGGTGCTGTGGCACGAAGCGGCGCACGCCGCTGCCGCCGCCGCGCTCGGCTACCGGGTGCGGGAAATCGAGCTCCTGCCCTTCGGGGGCGTTGCCCGCATCGAACAGGCGGATACGGCGGGGGCGGCGAGCGAAATCATAATGGCGGCTGCCGGACCACTTGCCAGCCTGGTCCTGGCGGCCGCCGTCTATTTGTCGCGACCCGCTTTCCCGGCCCATGCCCTGTGGCTAGATTTCTATTGCCAGGCCAACCTCATGCTGGCGTACTTCAACCTCCTGCCTGCCCTGCCTCTTGACGGCGGCCGCATCCTGCGCGCCCTGCTCGCGCTGCGCTGGGACTGGGGCGAAGCCACGACGGCGGTGGCCGGCCTCGGCAAGCTCCTGGCCGTAATCCTGTCGGTCGCCACAGGGGTGGGGCTGTGGCAGACGGCCACCGTAAACCTGACCTTCCTTGTCGCCGCCGTGTGGCTGTTCTTTGCCGCCCGCGCCGAAACGGCGGCCGCCGGTTTCCGGGCCATGCGCATCCTGGCCCGCAAGAAAGCCGAACTGACCGCCCGCGGCGTCATGCCGACCGTCCACCTCACCGCCCTGGCCACCGTCAAGGTAAGCGAGGTCGTGCGGCTGTTCGGCCCCGAGCAGTACCACGTCGTCCTGGTGGTGGACGGCGATTGCCGCCTCCGGGGCGCCCTGACCGAAACCGAGGTCTGGGAGGGATGGCCCGGCCGCGGCTTCTCGTCCCGTATCGGGGATTTTTTATGA